One window from the genome of Musa acuminata AAA Group cultivar baxijiao chromosome BXJ1-4, Cavendish_Baxijiao_AAA, whole genome shotgun sequence encodes:
- the LOC135672316 gene encoding nuclear transcription factor Y subunit C-6-like: MDQQPGHPAPPVIGVATGVPYAAASGTYQAYQNLYHQQQQQQQQQLQMFWADQYREIEQTTDFRNHSLPLARIKKIMKADEDVRMIAAEAPVVFARACEMFILELTHRSWAHAEENKRRTLQKNDIAAAISRTDVFDFLIDIVPREEGKEDVAHALGAPPSDPLSYYYVPK; this comes from the coding sequence ATGGATCAGCAGCCTGGCCACCCCGCCCCTCCGGTGATCGGCGTCGCCACCGGGGTCCCCTATGCCGCCGCATCGGGCACCTACCAGGCTTACCAGAACCTTTACcaccagcagcaacagcagcagcagcagcagctccagATGTTCTGGGCCGACCAGTACCGCGAGATCGAGCAGACGACCGACTTCCGGAACCACAGCCTGCCGCTCGCCCGGATCAAGAAGATCATGAAGGCCGACGAGGACGTGCGCATGATCGCCGCCGAGGCTCCCGTGGTGTTCGCCCGAGCCTGTGAGATGTTCATCCTGGAACTCACCCACAGGTCGTGGGCTCACGCGGAGGAGAACAAGCGGCGGACGCTGCAAAAGAATGACATTGCGGCGGCAATTAGCCGCACTGATGTGTTTGATTTTCTCATCGATATCGTGCCGAGGGAGGAAGGGAAGGAAGATGTTGCCCACGCTCTTGGAGCCCCACCTTCTGACCCCCTCTCCTACTACTATGTCCCAAAGTAG